One stretch of Sulfuriferula nivalis DNA includes these proteins:
- a CDS encoding GNAT family N-acetyltransferase produces the protein MSRAPFRLAPLDVTHERTMFNSDSEPLNRYLREQVTQDVRRRVAACFVALTDKQRIAGYYTLASASLLLADLPASTGKKLPRYPTVPAVRMGRLAVDQAFKGQGLGGALLADALDRAARSEIAAYALMVDAKDETAAAFYRHHGFIALPDSPHTLFLPLATVRPTLETDNKAR, from the coding sequence ATGAGCCGCGCGCCATTCCGGCTCGCGCCGCTCGATGTGACGCATGAACGCACCATGTTCAACAGCGACTCCGAACCACTGAACCGCTACTTACGTGAACAAGTCACCCAAGACGTTCGCCGCCGTGTAGCAGCCTGCTTTGTAGCACTGACTGACAAGCAACGTATCGCTGGCTACTACACATTAGCGTCGGCAAGCCTGCTGCTGGCAGATCTTCCAGCCAGCACCGGAAAGAAGCTACCGCGCTATCCGACCGTACCAGCGGTTCGTATGGGCCGCTTGGCTGTCGATCAAGCTTTCAAGGGTCAAGGTCTAGGCGGTGCATTGCTGGCTGATGCATTAGACCGTGCCGCACGATCAGAGATTGCTGCCTATGCCTTGATGGTCGATGCCAAGGACGAGACGGCAGCGGCCTTCTATCGACATCACGGCTTCATTGCTCTACCTGATTCACCTCACACCCTATTCTTGCCGCTGGCGACCGTCCGACCTACTCTGGAAACAGACAACAAAGCACGCTAA